In a genomic window of Corynebacterium choanae:
- a CDS encoding polyprenyl synthetase family protein: MTHGHLAGRQQQANPEPQGVRHPHIDFGDPQLAQQIDTGVAQVEALLEEHVRGQEPFITEKTSHLLAAGGKRFRPMFAMLASQYGPNPGCDKVLQAACVVEMTHLATLYHDDVMDEADKRRGVISANARWDNSIAILAGDYLLARASHVMAGLGTETVAHFAETFGQLVTGQMRETVGPGEGDKIEHYMHVIHEKTGVLIGSAGYLGALHAGADQATTAALQKLGFAIGTIFQIVDDIIDIFSDTSQSGKIPGTDLREGIFTLPVLYALREDTPVGEQLRQILTGPVTDEQQVATVLELLHQSTGREQALQVVEHNMQIAQEQLAKLPAIPATQALRSVMEYTVARVG, encoded by the coding sequence ATGACACACGGCCATCTCGCCGGGAGGCAGCAGCAGGCGAACCCGGAGCCGCAGGGTGTACGCCACCCCCACATCGACTTTGGCGACCCACAACTAGCCCAACAAATCGACACCGGTGTGGCGCAGGTGGAAGCCCTCCTGGAAGAGCATGTGCGCGGCCAGGAACCGTTTATCACCGAGAAAACTTCTCATCTTCTGGCGGCGGGCGGCAAACGCTTCCGTCCCATGTTTGCCATGCTCGCCAGCCAATATGGCCCTAATCCAGGATGTGACAAAGTCCTGCAGGCGGCCTGCGTGGTGGAGATGACCCATTTGGCGACGTTGTATCACGACGATGTGATGGACGAAGCAGATAAGCGGCGGGGAGTGATCTCGGCGAATGCCCGCTGGGATAATTCGATTGCGATCTTGGCCGGCGATTATTTGCTGGCACGCGCCTCCCACGTCATGGCCGGCTTGGGGACGGAGACTGTTGCCCACTTTGCCGAAACCTTCGGCCAACTGGTCACTGGGCAAATGCGGGAAACCGTAGGTCCTGGCGAAGGCGACAAAATAGAGCACTATATGCATGTCATCCACGAGAAAACAGGGGTGCTGATCGGCTCAGCCGGCTATTTAGGTGCGCTGCATGCTGGGGCAGATCAAGCAACTACTGCCGCCCTGCAGAAACTGGGTTTTGCTATCGGCACGATTTTCCAAATAGTTGATGACATCATCGATATTTTCTCCGACACCTCCCAGTCGGGGAAGATTCCGGGAACAGATTTACGGGAAGGGATCTTCACCTTGCCGGTGCTCTATGCGCTGCGGGAAGACACCCCGGTTGGGGAGCAGCTGCGGCAAATACTCACCGGACCGGTTACCGACGAACAGCAGGTGGCGACCGTGTTGGAATTGTTGCATCAGTCCACCGGTCGTGAACAGGCGTTGCAAGTCGTTGAGCACAATATGCAGATCGCACAGGAACAATTAGCGAAATTGCCGGCGATCCCAGCCACGCAAGCGCTGCGATCAGTCATGGAATACACCGTTGCGCGAGTCGGCTAA
- a CDS encoding 1,4-dihydroxy-2-naphthoyl-CoA synthase produces the protein MDNDTTSQPFRPELWQPVAGFSDLTDITYHRLRGEGRQSGVVRVAFDRPEVRNAFRPHTVDELYRVLDHARRSADVGCVLLTGNGPSAKDGGWAFCSGGDQRIRGRSGYRYAEGETVDTVDTAREQAEGGRLHILEVQRLIRTMPKVVICLVNGWAAGGGHSLHVVCDLTLASREHARFKQTDADVGSFDAGYGSALLARQVGQKFAREIFFLGRTYDAQTMYEMGAVNEVVDHAELENVGIEWAKMILGKSPTAQRMLKFAFNLADDGIAGQQVFAGEATRLAYMTDEAVEGRDSFLEKRDPDWSAFPYYY, from the coding sequence ATGGATAACGACACAACATCACAGCCGTTTCGCCCAGAATTGTGGCAGCCAGTCGCCGGTTTTAGCGATTTAACCGATATCACCTATCACCGGCTGCGGGGGGAAGGCCGCCAAAGCGGGGTGGTGCGGGTAGCGTTCGACCGCCCCGAGGTGCGCAACGCGTTTCGGCCCCACACCGTCGATGAACTGTATCGGGTGTTGGATCATGCCCGCCGCAGTGCCGATGTCGGCTGTGTGCTGCTAACCGGTAATGGTCCGTCAGCCAAAGATGGCGGCTGGGCGTTTTGCTCTGGCGGGGATCAGCGGATTCGGGGACGGTCAGGATACCGCTACGCGGAGGGGGAAACCGTCGATACGGTAGACACTGCCCGGGAGCAGGCAGAAGGCGGCCGGCTCCACATTCTGGAGGTGCAGCGACTCATCCGCACCATGCCGAAAGTGGTGATCTGTTTGGTCAACGGCTGGGCAGCGGGCGGCGGCCATTCGCTGCATGTGGTGTGTGACCTCACCTTGGCGTCCCGGGAACATGCCCGGTTTAAACAAACTGATGCCGATGTGGGTTCGTTTGATGCCGGCTACGGTTCAGCGTTGTTGGCTCGCCAAGTAGGGCAAAAATTTGCCCGCGAAATCTTCTTTTTAGGCCGCACCTACGATGCGCAAACCATGTATGAGATGGGGGCGGTCAACGAGGTGGTTGACCATGCTGAGCTGGAAAATGTGGGCATTGAGTGGGCAAAAATGATTCTCGGGAAGTCCCCGACGGCGCAGCGCATGTTGAAGTTTGCGTTCAATTTGGCTGACGATGGGATCGCCGGTCAGCAGGTGTTTGCCGGGGAGGCAACCCGCCTTGCCTATATGACTGACGAGGCTGTGGAAGGCCGGGATTCCTTTTTAGAGAAACGCGACCCTGACTGGTCGGCGTTCCCCTACTACTACTAG
- a CDS encoding demethylmenaquinone methyltransferase: MAKANLEKNPTEVSSMFDEVGQRYDITNTVLSLGIDRLWRNTSAARLAAQPGEDILDLAAGTAVSTLALQQAGAWPVACDFSKGMLRAGAKRDVVKVCGDGMNLPFADATFDAVTISFGLRNFQHLDKALAEIRRVIKPGGRLVITEFSTPTQRWFATAYDVYLKYVLTSVAKLVSSDPEAYLYLVESILAWPNQETLAKKMWDAGFVDVGWRNLTGGIVAIHAGEVPPAPQ; this comes from the coding sequence GTGGCAAAGGCGAACCTAGAGAAAAACCCAACCGAAGTATCCAGCATGTTCGACGAAGTCGGGCAACGCTACGACATCACCAACACGGTGCTGTCCTTAGGCATCGACCGGCTGTGGCGAAACACCAGCGCAGCCCGACTCGCTGCCCAACCCGGGGAAGACATCCTCGACCTGGCAGCCGGCACCGCCGTATCCACCCTCGCCCTACAACAAGCCGGCGCCTGGCCGGTGGCCTGTGACTTCTCCAAAGGGATGCTGCGCGCCGGGGCGAAACGTGACGTGGTGAAAGTCTGCGGCGACGGCATGAACCTGCCCTTCGCTGACGCTACCTTCGATGCGGTCACCATCAGCTTCGGACTCCGGAACTTTCAACACTTAGACAAAGCCCTCGCCGAGATTCGTCGTGTCATCAAACCTGGCGGCCGGCTTGTCATCACCGAGTTTTCCACCCCCACCCAGCGCTGGTTCGCCACCGCCTACGACGTATACCTGAAATATGTGCTCACCAGCGTCGCGAAACTCGTCTCTTCCGACCCGGAAGCCTACCTCTACCTCGTCGAATCGATTCTGGCCTGGCCAAATCAGGAAACCTTAGCGAAAAAAATGTGGGATGCCGGCTTTGTTGACGTCGGCTGGCGCAACCTCACCGGCGGAATCGTTGCCATTCACGCCGGCGAAGTACCCCCAGCCCCCCAGTAG
- a CDS encoding o-succinylbenzoate synthase, whose translation MKFAHLPLPEELTHRIMGLRPVDLVDTMQVAQLPMRVKFRGITTRTVALITGDAGIGEFCPFPEYSPAQAATWLASAIEAAYLGLPAAGRDKVAVNGTIPAVEPGAVRSLLDRYRDVGTLKVKVSEPGQTLQDDCARLAVIRQLRPDARLRVDANGGWTVDEAVKAAEAFGELEYMEQPCRASSDLIRLRQRLRELGIHTPVAADESIRLEDDPTAMVRSGGVDAVVLKVAPLGGVRRTLALAQLCAAQGIAVTIASALESGVGMYSGLVAASLLPSRAAGLATQTMFTTDLTAPTMIEGGCLPVTPPQVLAAAVARTAAAKDTTSWWRSHVAATLSSLQQQLAAAATPPADH comes from the coding sequence ATGAAGTTTGCTCATCTGCCGTTACCGGAAGAACTTACACACCGCATCATGGGGCTGCGGCCTGTCGACTTGGTCGACACCATGCAGGTGGCGCAACTTCCCATGCGGGTGAAATTTCGGGGAATCACCACCCGCACTGTTGCGCTGATCACCGGGGATGCAGGGATCGGCGAGTTTTGTCCATTTCCGGAATATTCCCCAGCCCAGGCAGCCACCTGGCTGGCCAGCGCAATTGAGGCCGCCTACCTTGGTCTGCCGGCTGCTGGACGGGACAAGGTTGCAGTCAACGGCACTATTCCGGCAGTGGAACCTGGCGCAGTCCGATCCCTGCTTGACCGCTACCGGGATGTGGGCACGTTGAAAGTGAAAGTCAGCGAACCTGGGCAAACCCTGCAGGACGACTGTGCCCGGCTGGCGGTGATTCGTCAATTGCGACCTGATGCCCGGCTGCGGGTGGATGCAAACGGCGGCTGGACTGTGGACGAAGCAGTCAAAGCAGCCGAAGCATTCGGCGAATTGGAATATATGGAACAGCCCTGCCGGGCGAGCAGTGATTTGATTCGCCTGCGTCAGCGGCTGCGCGAACTGGGAATTCACACACCTGTTGCAGCTGATGAATCAATTCGGTTAGAAGACGATCCGACGGCGATGGTGCGCTCCGGGGGAGTGGATGCGGTGGTGTTAAAAGTCGCCCCGCTGGGAGGTGTGCGCCGCACGTTAGCGCTGGCACAGCTGTGTGCGGCGCAGGGGATCGCGGTGACAATCGCTTCTGCCCTGGAGTCCGGGGTGGGAATGTATAGCGGACTTGTCGCAGCAAGCCTGCTTCCTTCCCGGGCTGCCGGCCTGGCCACCCAAACAATGTTTACTACCGATCTCACCGCACCAACCATGATTGAGGGGGGCTGTTTGCCAGTGACCCCACCGCAGGTGCTGGCCGCTGCCGTGGCGCGCACCGCAGCAGCAAAGGACACCACCAGCTGGTGGCGGTCACATGTGGCTGCAACACTATCTTCGTTGCAGCAGCAACTTGCCGCAGCGGCCACGCCCCCAGCCGATCACTAG
- a CDS encoding geranylgeranyl reductase family protein: MWQADVVIVGFGPAGAAAAIAASRAGLSVIAVERGEYGRDKTCGDGLTPRAMTQLAHLGLGESIGDGYRNYGLKLHGFGGDVTVAWPDTGQFRAVGSAMRRTRLDALLADLAAAQPGVTVHYGTTVKDVTVVDGTLVAVSCIASDAGDHAPITVRGSRFIIADGVRSTVGKLLGRQWHQQEVYGIAARGYAQTPCADEPWIHSHVELSDEFGTTQPGYGWIFPLGASDGCVNVGCGALSIATRKATVNTKQLLRHYHQQVAADFLLQPVTQVTSALLPMGGAVSNVAGANWMLIGDAAACVNPLNGEGIDYGLETAQLAIDLATSTSGPLTYAWPALLRDTYGDAFAIARRAARLLCYPELLPAVGPMGMRGRQAQLVMPIAARLMGNLVSAADRDVTSWLWRRSGRLVRLATADRQLWSVDPGSARS, translated from the coding sequence ATGTGGCAAGCCGATGTGGTGATTGTTGGATTTGGCCCGGCAGGGGCGGCGGCAGCGATTGCCGCCAGTCGGGCGGGGCTTTCGGTGATCGCTGTAGAGCGCGGGGAATATGGCCGTGATAAAACCTGCGGTGACGGGTTAACCCCGCGGGCAATGACCCAACTTGCCCATCTTGGCCTGGGGGAAAGCATTGGCGACGGTTACCGCAATTACGGGTTGAAACTCCACGGATTTGGCGGCGACGTCACCGTCGCGTGGCCGGACACCGGCCAGTTTCGGGCGGTGGGATCGGCGATGCGCCGCACGCGACTTGATGCGCTCCTTGCTGATCTTGCTGCCGCCCAGCCCGGGGTGACTGTGCACTATGGCACCACCGTGAAAGACGTCACGGTGGTTGATGGGACTTTGGTGGCGGTGAGCTGTATTGCATCGGATGCTGGTGACCACGCTCCCATTACGGTGCGCGGATCGCGGTTTATCATCGCCGATGGGGTGCGTTCCACTGTCGGGAAACTTCTGGGGCGCCAGTGGCATCAGCAGGAGGTGTATGGGATTGCCGCCCGCGGCTATGCGCAAACTCCATGCGCGGATGAGCCGTGGATTCATTCCCATGTGGAGCTTTCCGACGAATTTGGCACCACCCAGCCGGGCTATGGGTGGATTTTTCCGCTGGGGGCAAGCGACGGTTGCGTCAATGTGGGCTGCGGGGCGCTGTCGATTGCGACCCGGAAAGCAACTGTGAACACCAAACAGCTCCTGCGCCACTATCACCAGCAGGTGGCAGCAGATTTTCTCCTGCAACCGGTCACCCAGGTGACGTCGGCGCTGCTGCCGATGGGTGGGGCGGTAAGCAATGTGGCCGGGGCGAACTGGATGCTCATTGGGGATGCGGCGGCCTGTGTGAATCCGCTGAATGGGGAAGGGATCGACTACGGCCTGGAGACTGCCCAGCTCGCCATCGACTTGGCGACCTCCACCAGCGGGCCGCTGACGTACGCGTGGCCGGCGCTGCTGCGCGACACCTACGGCGATGCGTTCGCTATCGCCCGGCGTGCCGCCCGGCTGCTGTGCTATCCGGAGCTGTTGCCGGCGGTAGGACCGATGGGGATGCGTGGTCGGCAAGCCCAGCTGGTGATGCCGATTGCTGCCCGGTTGATGGGCAATCTTGTTTCCGCCGCCGATCGGGATGTGACCAGCTGGTTGTGGCGGCGCAGTGGTCGGCTGGTGCGGCTGGCTACCGCTGATCGGCAGTTGTGGTCAGTCGATCCGGGGTCTGCCCGCAGCTAG
- a CDS encoding DUF4229 domain-containing protein, translating into MENNEVVAPVADPGRRPWRDLALYTVARIGLFLGLWLIIAVLAGLFGTPVPLLMSALLALIVTFPLSFFVFQSLRARVTQELATWGEQRKAHRAWVQQQIAGREE; encoded by the coding sequence GTGGAAAACAACGAAGTAGTTGCACCAGTTGCTGATCCGGGGCGACGCCCCTGGCGGGATCTTGCCCTCTACACTGTCGCCCGAATCGGGTTGTTTCTTGGGCTTTGGCTCATCATTGCTGTGCTCGCCGGCCTGTTCGGCACCCCGGTGCCGCTGCTCATGTCGGCGCTCCTTGCCCTGATCGTCACGTTCCCGTTGTCGTTTTTTGTGTTCCAATCATTGCGAGCCCGGGTCACCCAAGAGTTGGCGACGTGGGGGGAGCAGCGTAAAGCCCATCGTGCCTGGGTACAGCAACAGATCGCCGGCCGCGAGGAATAA
- a CDS encoding ArsR/SmtB family transcription factor yields the protein MSEMPHEPRTVAATNQLGPNPACRIEDIGDHAVEMFKTLGDPTRLQLLYTIAAAADTGICSHGLAESLNITAPTVTHHMKKLINVGLVHREPRGKWAYYTVNTEDFQRIHNLIAQI from the coding sequence ATGAGTGAGATGCCCCACGAGCCGCGTACGGTTGCCGCCACCAACCAGCTGGGACCAAACCCGGCCTGCCGGATTGAAGACATCGGCGACCATGCAGTTGAGATGTTTAAAACCCTGGGCGACCCCACCCGCCTGCAGCTGCTTTATACCATTGCCGCGGCCGCCGACACCGGGATCTGCTCCCACGGCCTTGCAGAGTCGTTAAACATTACTGCACCGACGGTCACCCACCACATGAAAAAACTTATCAACGTCGGCCTTGTGCATCGGGAACCGCGCGGCAAATGGGCGTACTACACAGTCAATACCGAAGACTTCCAGCGGATCCACAACCTGATCGCCCAAATCTGA
- the menE gene encoding o-succinylbenzoate--CoA ligase produces the protein MTRILRTLPCDPQQIADLCRAVEQVLSGELSVVPVPAGLDRVSVERGVVLRQALGIGQPIDPAIGLVIPTSGSTGTPKGAQLTAANVQAAVAAQAAWCGGHSHWLACLPLYHIAGFGIVQRTVVGGTALEVMDVSDGFDPHRFVTHTQALQQRIAGCTNQRMMVSVVPLQLAKLLTSVATIDALREYSAVLVGGGRIDPALLETCRKLHITVVSTYGSSETTGGVVYNGFALPGVSLEIDDDEQIWVSGPTVANGWRGVADAAAFHSRPGWYATGDRGYFDDDGALVVTGRLDNVIDTGGLKIQPELLEQQLLTCTGVDAAAIVGLPDAKFGHVLACAYHGDAHPLSLVAAFEDLPRWQLPKVMVPVDPWPVTGPGKTDRAAITRLLAEEYARVQNQQR, from the coding sequence ATGACTCGGATTCTTCGCACCCTGCCGTGCGATCCGCAGCAGATTGCCGACTTGTGTCGGGCTGTGGAGCAGGTGCTCTCAGGCGAATTGTCGGTGGTACCGGTTCCGGCCGGGTTGGATCGGGTAAGTGTGGAGCGAGGGGTAGTGCTGCGGCAGGCGCTAGGTATCGGCCAGCCGATCGATCCAGCCATCGGGTTGGTGATTCCAACTTCTGGTTCGACAGGTACCCCGAAAGGGGCACAGTTGACAGCAGCGAATGTGCAGGCTGCAGTGGCAGCACAGGCCGCCTGGTGTGGCGGCCATAGTCACTGGTTGGCGTGTTTGCCGCTGTATCACATTGCCGGGTTTGGGATTGTGCAGCGCACTGTGGTGGGGGGTACCGCTCTCGAAGTGATGGATGTCAGCGACGGGTTTGATCCGCACCGGTTTGTCACCCACACGCAGGCGCTACAGCAGCGGATTGCCGGCTGCACGAATCAGCGAATGATGGTTTCGGTAGTGCCGCTGCAGTTAGCGAAACTGCTCACCTCGGTGGCGACGATTGATGCATTGCGTGAGTATTCGGCGGTGCTGGTTGGCGGTGGCCGGATTGATCCGGCGTTATTGGAGACTTGCCGGAAGCTGCACATCACTGTGGTGAGCACCTATGGTTCCTCGGAGACCACCGGCGGGGTGGTGTATAACGGGTTTGCGTTGCCGGGGGTTTCCCTCGAGATCGACGATGATGAACAGATTTGGGTGAGTGGACCGACTGTGGCCAACGGCTGGCGGGGGGTTGCCGATGCGGCAGCGTTTCACAGTCGGCCGGGCTGGTATGCCACCGGTGATCGGGGATATTTCGACGACGACGGTGCCCTGGTGGTCACCGGCAGGTTGGATAATGTCATTGATACCGGGGGGTTAAAAATTCAGCCGGAGCTCCTTGAGCAGCAGCTTCTTACCTGCACCGGGGTGGATGCGGCCGCTATTGTGGGGTTGCCGGATGCGAAATTTGGGCATGTGTTGGCGTGTGCCTATCACGGTGACGCGCATCCTTTGTCGCTGGTTGCCGCGTTTGAGGATCTTCCCCGCTGGCAGCTGCCAAAGGTGATGGTGCCGGTCGATCCATGGCCGGTGACCGGTCCGGGGAAAACTGATCGGGCGGCAATAACCCGGCTGCTTGCCGAAGAATATGCCCGTGTGCAGAACCAGCAACGATAA
- a CDS encoding 1,4-dihydroxy-2-naphthoate polyprenyltransferase: MESPQSSSTSSSAAARIATSSGGGSSASAADWWQAARPHTWPNAFAPVIAGLGAAAAITGGVDLVRAVLALVVALALIIGVNFANDYSDGIRGTDGADRTGPGRLVGSGKAAPGAVRNAAFVAFGVAGVAGFLLSAITSFWLVLIGLCCVAAAWGYTGGKNPYGYRGFGEFAVFVFFGLVAVLGTEFTQAHTLSWAGVALATTVGAMSASVNLVNNLRDIPTDAASGKITLAVRLGDARTRLLYVAFQVIAYVGVVVAASQHGVGVLAAFAALPVSFAAALPVVRGAKGKALIPVLGLTGKAMLGVAVIAAIALYLS; the protein is encoded by the coding sequence ATGGAATCACCGCAGTCGTCATCCACAAGTTCCTCTGCTGCTGCCCGCATTGCCACATCCTCCGGCGGGGGCTCGTCGGCGTCGGCTGCTGACTGGTGGCAGGCCGCCCGGCCACACACGTGGCCGAATGCGTTCGCTCCGGTGATCGCCGGGCTGGGTGCGGCGGCCGCTATCACTGGCGGGGTGGATCTGGTTCGTGCCGTATTAGCACTGGTTGTTGCGTTGGCACTGATTATCGGGGTGAACTTTGCTAATGATTACTCCGACGGGATTCGTGGCACCGACGGGGCTGATCGTACCGGCCCGGGACGGCTTGTTGGCAGCGGCAAAGCTGCTCCGGGGGCGGTGCGTAACGCTGCGTTTGTCGCGTTTGGGGTGGCTGGTGTCGCCGGGTTCTTGTTAAGTGCAATCACCAGTTTTTGGCTTGTTTTGATCGGGCTGTGTTGTGTGGCGGCGGCATGGGGATATACCGGCGGCAAGAACCCGTATGGTTATCGCGGCTTCGGGGAATTTGCAGTGTTTGTGTTCTTCGGTTTGGTGGCGGTGCTTGGCACCGAGTTCACCCAGGCACATACGCTCAGCTGGGCGGGAGTTGCGTTAGCCACCACAGTGGGGGCAATGAGTGCATCGGTGAATTTGGTGAATAATCTGCGGGATATTCCCACCGATGCGGCAAGTGGAAAAATCACCTTAGCGGTTCGTCTGGGGGATGCCCGCACCCGGCTGCTGTACGTCGCTTTCCAGGTGATCGCCTATGTCGGTGTGGTGGTGGCCGCAAGCCAGCACGGGGTGGGTGTGTTAGCTGCTTTCGCAGCCCTGCCGGTGTCGTTTGCTGCTGCCCTGCCGGTGGTTCGGGGGGCGAAAGGCAAAGCGCTTATTCCGGTGTTGGGGCTTACCGGCAAGGCGATGCTTGGAGTGGCTGTGATTGCTGCGATAGCGCTGTATCTCAGCTAG
- a CDS encoding DUF3592 domain-containing protein encodes MRRMYANGGIAYHSSDVTLRIIHRSQQLVVALWIASLLGAAAVVIGAYNTDRSINNNPATAVAVITGVSPTRTTGRFIDEAGRSQSPPGGLLYPKGLRVGQRVRVVYDKDYPWRAKISGRSWLQTLPVAATATSITTIGTILTFFLLQRWKRRRQHPHRTT; translated from the coding sequence GTGCGGCGCATGTATGCCAACGGCGGAATTGCCTACCACAGCAGCGACGTCACACTGCGGATCATTCACCGCAGTCAACAACTCGTCGTCGCCCTCTGGATCGCCTCCCTGCTCGGGGCGGCCGCAGTCGTCATCGGCGCCTACAACACCGACCGCAGCATCAACAACAATCCGGCGACCGCTGTAGCGGTGATCACCGGTGTCAGCCCCACCCGCACCACCGGCCGTTTCATCGACGAAGCAGGACGCAGCCAATCCCCACCCGGCGGCCTGCTGTACCCCAAAGGTCTCCGCGTCGGGCAACGAGTCCGCGTAGTCTACGACAAAGACTATCCGTGGCGGGCAAAAATCAGCGGCCGCTCCTGGCTCCAAACCCTCCCTGTTGCCGCCACCGCCACCAGCATCACCACCATCGGCACCATACTCACATTTTTCCTCCTCCAACGGTGGAAACGCCGCCGCCAACACCCCCACCGCACCACCTAA
- the menD gene encoding 2-succinyl-5-enolpyruvyl-6-hydroxy-3-cyclohexene-1-carboxylic-acid synthase translates to MMSTASSPQAAAYLCDALLAAGIRDVVVCPGSRNAPLNLAFAAAEAEGRVRVHVRADERSAAFFALGMAQVSGEVVPVVVTSGTAGANCYPAVIEAAMSSIPLLIITADRPARLQGRGASQTIDQQHLFGDVATTLSTSAEAIAAGGVTAAQAVIATLLGARIGHLNVRFDLPLLGTTPVETTTPAPVTVAHHTNNYGHYTLDVSKRVLVIAGDGAPAVAGLEILPTIAEPTATAPEHPVHPLAAPYFASTPISDGEHTINLAPEVIVVVGRPTLHRPVMALIAEHTIPVVVVTSDKHPLQPDGNNVTYCSTLSVTGTCDPTWIRHTQAASSVAAEQVKETLAKSTEFTGLHVAAAVADQLAMGDTLFLGSSSPIRDAALVGLPFESVACFAQRGVAGIDGNVSHAIGIAQAVQATAPGEPRAPRTIALLGDLTMLHDIGGLATGFDEYPIEQLIIVVANDHGGAIFEALEVGADEHRPHFEKVAACAHDIDFAPIVAGFGHDYRQVSSVTALIETLDEVTDTGLGITVIEAQVDRHSRRELHALLAGNPGR, encoded by the coding sequence ATGATGTCTACTGCTTCTTCGCCGCAGGCTGCCGCATATTTATGTGATGCGCTGCTAGCCGCAGGTATCCGCGATGTGGTGGTGTGCCCCGGTTCCCGGAACGCCCCCCTGAACCTGGCGTTTGCCGCTGCTGAAGCGGAAGGTCGGGTGCGGGTTCATGTGCGTGCCGATGAACGTTCCGCCGCGTTTTTCGCCCTCGGCATGGCACAAGTCAGCGGGGAAGTCGTGCCGGTGGTGGTGACCTCCGGGACAGCTGGTGCGAACTGTTACCCGGCCGTCATTGAAGCCGCAATGAGCAGCATCCCGCTGCTGATTATCACCGCCGACCGGCCTGCCCGCCTGCAGGGGCGGGGCGCGTCCCAAACCATCGACCAGCAGCATCTGTTTGGGGATGTTGCAACCACTCTTTCCACCAGTGCGGAAGCCATCGCCGCCGGCGGTGTCACCGCCGCCCAAGCGGTGATTGCCACGTTACTTGGTGCCCGCATTGGGCATCTCAACGTGCGCTTCGACCTGCCGCTGCTTGGCACTACGCCGGTGGAAACCACCACGCCGGCACCGGTGACGGTAGCCCACCACACCAACAACTATGGCCACTACACGCTGGACGTGTCGAAGCGGGTGCTGGTCATCGCCGGCGACGGGGCACCTGCTGTAGCCGGGTTGGAAATCCTGCCAACAATCGCGGAACCCACCGCGACCGCCCCGGAGCATCCCGTGCATCCGCTTGCCGCACCCTATTTCGCCAGCACCCCCATCAGCGACGGGGAACACACCATCAACCTTGCCCCCGAGGTGATCGTGGTGGTCGGCCGCCCCACACTCCACCGCCCAGTGATGGCACTCATCGCCGAGCACACCATCCCGGTGGTGGTAGTTACCAGCGACAAGCATCCCCTGCAGCCGGACGGCAACAACGTCACATATTGCAGCACCCTCAGCGTCACCGGCACCTGCGACCCCACCTGGATTCGGCACACCCAAGCTGCTTCGTCGGTTGCTGCCGAGCAGGTGAAAGAAACACTGGCGAAATCCACCGAATTCACCGGGCTCCATGTTGCTGCTGCGGTCGCCGACCAGCTGGCCATGGGCGACACACTGTTTCTTGGATCATCAAGCCCTATCCGTGACGCAGCCCTCGTCGGACTGCCATTCGAATCAGTGGCCTGCTTTGCGCAGCGCGGTGTAGCTGGCATCGACGGGAACGTCTCCCACGCCATCGGTATTGCCCAAGCTGTGCAAGCCACCGCCCCCGGTGAACCCCGCGCACCCCGCACCATAGCGCTGCTGGGTGATCTCACCATGCTCCACGACATCGGTGGACTCGCCACCGGTTTTGACGAATATCCCATCGAACAGCTCATCATTGTGGTGGCCAACGATCACGGTGGGGCAATCTTCGAAGCATTAGAAGTCGGTGCTGACGAACACCGGCCACACTTTGAAAAAGTAGCCGCCTGCGCCCACGACATCGACTTCGCCCCCATTGTCGCCGGATTCGGCCACGACTACCGGCAGGTCAGCTCCGTCACAGCACTCATCGAAACCTTAGACGAGGTCACCGACACCGGACTTGGGATCACCGTAATTGAAGCCCAGGTTGATCGCCACAGCCGCCGGGAACTGCATGCGCTGCTCGCCGGCAACCCCGGCCGCTAA